A section of the Flavobacteriales bacterium genome encodes:
- a CDS encoding sterol desaturase family protein, which translates to MEYIVLSIPLFFLLMGIELAWSAWSGRHVYRLNDFIANLGCGIGSQVVGAFTKSLIFSIYLWTYDHWRVFTLPQSVLTWVVAFLLVDLLYYWFHRLSHEVNFLWAAHIVHHQSEEYNLSVALRQSWWQGLFSWWFYLPMAVLGIHPVLIVTVGAFNTLYQFWIHTKAIGRMGPLELLFNTPSHHRVHHGSDPKYIDRNHAGTLIVWDRLFGTYQREEEEPVYGITTPLTSWDPVKANFHYWGDLIDLARRCTRWSDKVRVFLKPPGWRPAELGGFQGPREKDRATHRKFDTAVVPVTRGYAAVQFTLLLAITSLFLFKQQLFATWLQGGVALLIIWWVMDMGLLMEGGRRVLLSEAGRLMAFVGLGLAAAGTVSLPWVGTAVIALAVLSGAHLAQVALHTHRS; encoded by the coding sequence ATGGAGTACATCGTCCTGTCCATCCCGCTGTTCTTCCTGCTCATGGGCATCGAGCTGGCCTGGAGCGCGTGGAGCGGCCGGCACGTGTACCGGCTGAACGACTTCATCGCCAACCTGGGCTGTGGCATCGGCTCGCAGGTGGTCGGGGCCTTCACGAAGTCGCTCATCTTCTCCATCTACCTGTGGACCTACGACCACTGGCGCGTGTTCACCCTGCCGCAGAGCGTGCTCACCTGGGTGGTGGCCTTTCTGCTGGTGGACCTGCTCTACTACTGGTTCCACCGGCTGAGCCACGAGGTGAACTTCCTGTGGGCCGCGCACATCGTGCATCATCAGAGCGAGGAGTACAACCTGAGCGTCGCGCTGCGGCAGAGCTGGTGGCAGGGCCTGTTCAGCTGGTGGTTCTACCTGCCCATGGCGGTGCTCGGCATCCATCCGGTCCTCATCGTCACGGTGGGCGCCTTCAACACGCTGTACCAGTTCTGGATCCACACCAAGGCCATCGGCCGCATGGGCCCGTTGGAACTGCTCTTCAACACGCCCAGCCACCACCGCGTCCACCACGGCAGCGACCCCAAGTACATCGACCGCAACCACGCGGGAACGCTCATCGTGTGGGACCGGCTGTTCGGCACCTACCAGCGCGAGGAGGAGGAACCGGTCTACGGCATCACCACGCCGCTCACCAGCTGGGATCCGGTGAAGGCCAACTTCCACTACTGGGGCGACCTGATCGACCTGGCCCGGCGCTGCACGCGATGGAGCGACAAAGTGCGCGTGTTCCTGAAGCCCCCGGGGTGGCGCCCGGCGGAGCTCGGCGGCTTCCAGGGCCCCCGGGAGAAGGACCGGGCGACCCATCGCAAGTTCGACACCGCGGTGGTGCCCGTCACCCGCGGATACGCGGCCGTTCAGTTCACCCTGCTGCTCGCCATCACCTCCCTGTTCCTGTTCAAGCAGCAGCTGTTCGCGACCTGGCTGCAGGGGGGCGTGGCGTTGCTCATCATCTGGTGGGTGATGGACATGGGGCTGCTGATGGAGGGCGGACGGCGGGTGCTTCTGTCGGAAGCCGGTCGCCTCATGGCGTTCGTCGGCCTCGGGCTGGCCGCAGCGGGGACCGTCAGCCTCCCCTGGGTCGGAACTGCGGTGATCGCCCTGGCGGTGCTCAGCGGGGCGCACCTGGCCCAGGTGGCCCTCCACACGCACCGATCATGA